From a single Georhizobium profundi genomic region:
- a CDS encoding GntR family transcriptional regulator, translating into MTIIEAFDSKSSAGEARREKTTAATLVYRELRRDILQGRLKPKQKLLIEALAEHYQVGANPVREALNRLSSERLVDREEQRGFFVPPLSLSHFRELVTTRCWLESRALEESIANRTDAWEERIVVAFHRLSRTPFKAPREDGQAENHEWEARHRVFHEALISNCGSSWLLKFCGELMDQVERYRYISMTTTYPRRDSNEEHRLIMEATLDGDAATATERLVSQYQLTLKLLEEQSFFPGADD; encoded by the coding sequence ATGACAATCATCGAGGCATTCGATTCGAAATCGTCCGCTGGCGAGGCGCGGCGGGAAAAGACCACGGCCGCGACCCTCGTCTATCGGGAATTGCGCCGTGACATTCTTCAAGGCCGCCTGAAGCCGAAGCAAAAGCTGCTGATCGAGGCTTTGGCCGAGCACTATCAGGTCGGCGCCAACCCGGTGCGCGAAGCCCTGAACCGGCTCTCCAGCGAACGCCTCGTCGATCGCGAAGAGCAGCGGGGCTTCTTCGTGCCGCCGCTCTCCCTCAGCCACTTCCGCGAACTGGTGACGACGCGCTGTTGGCTTGAGTCGCGCGCGCTGGAGGAGTCGATCGCCAACCGCACGGACGCGTGGGAAGAGCGCATCGTGGTCGCCTTCCACCGCCTGTCGCGCACACCCTTCAAGGCTCCTCGAGAAGATGGACAGGCCGAGAACCACGAGTGGGAAGCACGGCACCGCGTCTTCCACGAAGCCTTGATTTCCAACTGCGGGTCGTCCTGGCTTCTGAAGTTCTGCGGCGAGCTGATGGATCAGGTGGAGCGCTACCGCTACATCTCTATGACGACCACCTATCCTCGGCGGGATTCGAACGAGGAACACAGGCTGATCATGGAAGCGACGCTGGATGGCGACGCCGCGACGGCCACGGAAAGGCTGGTGTCGCAGTATCAGCTGACCCTGAAGCTGCTTGAAGAACAGTCGTTCTTTCCGGGTGCAGACGACTGA
- a CDS encoding CoA-binding protein, with product MDDAGNLKLPLVDHDRYDDAYIADALRSVKSIAIVGASANAVRPSYFVAKYMIDKGYTVFPVNPGQAGKEILGRPASATLADLPQPVDMVDIFRASDAVPGVTDEILAMPVLPKVVWMQLTVRDDASAERLEKAGIKVVMNRCPKIEYARLSGEIGWSGVNSRRISSRKPMMRSGYQSFGIVAQNDDSDD from the coding sequence ATGGACGATGCCGGAAATCTGAAGCTGCCGCTCGTCGACCACGACCGCTATGACGACGCCTACATTGCCGATGCGCTGCGGTCGGTCAAATCGATCGCCATCGTCGGCGCCTCGGCCAACGCTGTTCGGCCGAGCTACTTCGTCGCCAAATACATGATCGACAAGGGGTATACCGTTTTTCCCGTCAATCCAGGCCAGGCGGGGAAGGAAATTCTCGGACGCCCGGCTTCCGCAACGCTCGCCGACCTTCCGCAGCCCGTGGATATGGTCGATATTTTCCGGGCATCGGATGCGGTTCCGGGCGTGACGGACGAGATCTTGGCCATGCCGGTGCTGCCGAAGGTGGTCTGGATGCAGTTGACGGTGCGCGATGATGCATCGGCCGAGCGGCTTGAGAAGGCTGGGATCAAGGTGGTGATGAACCGGTGCCCGAAGATCGAATATGCACGGTTGTCCGGCGAGATCGGCTGGAGCGGCGTCAACAGCCGCCGGATTTCATCGCGCAAGCCGATGATGCGCTCGGGCTACCAGAGTTTCGGGATCGTTGCTCAAAACGATGATTCGGATGATTAG
- a CDS encoding 4-carboxy-4-hydroxy-2-oxoadipate aldolase/oxaloacetate decarboxylase translates to MNDRADEGPATVDPGQLAALASFSSATLHEAMGRIGALPAAIKPIDRDIRLCGPAFPVFCPAGDNLMIHKAIEAAAPGEILVVDHEASMSDGPFGDVLAEACQARGIAGLVIDGCVRDATTLRAMGFPVFARGLCIEGTDKLRTSPLGAPITLGKTTVHRGDLVIGDEDGVVIVPHARIEEAIEAAHEREQKEDALRAALRAGQTTMDLLGLRDR, encoded by the coding sequence GTGAACGACAGGGCGGACGAAGGACCGGCAACGGTGGATCCGGGGCAGCTTGCTGCCCTGGCATCCTTTTCGTCCGCCACTCTGCATGAAGCCATGGGCAGGATCGGCGCCCTGCCCGCCGCGATCAAACCGATCGATCGGGACATTCGGCTCTGCGGGCCGGCGTTCCCGGTCTTTTGCCCCGCTGGCGACAATCTGATGATCCACAAGGCCATCGAAGCCGCGGCTCCCGGCGAAATTCTCGTCGTCGACCACGAAGCATCAATGAGCGACGGACCGTTCGGCGATGTTCTCGCCGAAGCCTGTCAGGCGCGCGGGATCGCCGGCCTCGTCATCGATGGCTGCGTCCGTGACGCGACAACACTGCGGGCCATGGGATTCCCGGTCTTTGCCCGGGGCTTGTGCATCGAAGGCACCGACAAGCTCCGGACATCGCCGCTCGGCGCACCGATCACGCTTGGGAAGACCACCGTCCATCGCGGCGACCTCGTCATCGGCGACGAAGACGGCGTCGTCATCGTTCCCCATGCGAGGATTGAAGAGGCCATCGAAGCAGCCCATGAACGCGAGCAGAAAGAGGACGCCTTGCGTGCCGCTTTGCGGGCCGGGCAGACAACGATGGATCTGCTCGGTCTCAGGGACCGGTAG
- a CDS encoding ABC transporter permease, producing MSSVSTDIPIHADGETVFPETVWEEEVAFIDRIPRPIAMIGILVVFIAVWQGLTSFGIVSRIILPTPWETAKDIVFVGKNLASGGYMLQAFWMTTKAVLMGFVYALIFGFSLGILVGETSFGERAVLPYLVAIDTMPKVAFAPLFLAWLGFGIASKVALAAFIATFPIVVAVAAGLHAADDNARMLFRTMGATRWQTLFKMKLPTGLPHIFTGLKIAAVGVMAGAITAEFLGGGNGFGELIRVAASQLNTPRVFSLILYLSLLGFTLFWSVVWLERRLVFWHSSTVSGINK from the coding sequence ATGAGCTCGGTATCGACGGATATTCCCATTCACGCCGACGGCGAGACGGTCTTCCCGGAAACTGTCTGGGAGGAAGAGGTCGCCTTCATCGACCGCATTCCGCGCCCGATCGCGATGATCGGCATCCTGGTCGTGTTCATCGCCGTCTGGCAGGGGCTCACCTCCTTCGGCATCGTCTCGCGCATCATTCTGCCGACGCCGTGGGAGACGGCGAAGGACATCGTGTTCGTCGGCAAGAACCTCGCCAGCGGCGGCTACATGCTGCAAGCCTTCTGGATGACGACGAAGGCGGTGCTGATGGGCTTTGTCTACGCGCTGATTTTCGGCTTCTCGCTCGGCATTCTCGTTGGCGAAACCTCCTTCGGCGAACGGGCTGTGCTGCCTTATCTCGTCGCGATCGACACGATGCCGAAGGTCGCTTTCGCGCCGCTGTTCCTGGCATGGCTCGGCTTCGGCATAGCCTCCAAGGTAGCGCTCGCGGCCTTCATCGCGACGTTTCCGATCGTCGTGGCCGTCGCGGCCGGCCTGCACGCGGCCGATGACAATGCCCGTATGCTCTTTCGCACCATGGGCGCGACCCGCTGGCAGACCTTGTTCAAGATGAAGCTGCCGACGGGCCTGCCGCATATCTTCACGGGTCTGAAGATCGCCGCGGTAGGCGTCATGGCCGGCGCGATCACCGCGGAGTTTTTGGGAGGCGGAAACGGCTTCGGCGAATTGATCCGGGTCGCTGCATCGCAGCTCAATACGCCGCGCGTCTTTTCGCTGATCCTCTATCTCAGCCTGCTCGGCTTCACGCTATTCTGGTCCGTGGTCTGGCTTGAGCGCCGTTTGGTGTTTTGGCATAGCTCCACCGTCTCGGGCATCAACAAATAG
- a CDS encoding ABC transporter ATP-binding protein, with the protein MTSAAQKAAAVQADPRGRPVYQLRGVSKHYAHGHIKALDTIDLTLREGTFSSVIGPSGCGKSTLLKIMAGLVSPTRGSVVLEGKPVTGARRDIGMMFQQATLFPWRTTVENILLPIEVRDGRAAAKAARGAAEELLNTVGLKGFEDVYPTQLSGGMAQRAAICRMLVTKPSVLLLDEPFSALDELARDFMNIELQRICLERNATAFLVTHSIPEAVFLSDIVYVMSSRPGQFVETIEIDLPRPRTVEMLVDPAFGQYVNRIRSRLDKGAFV; encoded by the coding sequence ATGACATCAGCGGCACAAAAAGCCGCGGCAGTGCAGGCCGACCCCAGGGGTCGGCCTGTCTATCAGTTGCGCGGCGTTTCCAAGCACTATGCCCACGGGCATATCAAGGCACTCGATACGATCGACCTGACTTTGCGGGAGGGCACGTTCTCTTCCGTAATCGGTCCGTCGGGATGCGGAAAATCCACGCTTCTGAAGATCATGGCGGGTCTCGTCTCGCCGACCAGGGGCAGCGTCGTGCTCGAGGGCAAGCCCGTCACCGGCGCACGCCGCGACATCGGCATGATGTTCCAGCAGGCGACGCTCTTTCCCTGGCGCACGACGGTGGAAAACATCCTGCTGCCGATCGAAGTGCGCGATGGCCGCGCGGCCGCCAAGGCAGCGCGTGGAGCGGCCGAGGAATTGCTCAACACAGTAGGCCTGAAGGGCTTCGAGGATGTCTATCCAACGCAATTGTCGGGTGGCATGGCGCAGCGCGCTGCCATCTGCCGCATGCTCGTCACCAAGCCGAGCGTGCTGTTGCTCGACGAGCCTTTCAGCGCGCTCGATGAACTTGCCCGCGATTTCATGAACATCGAGCTTCAGCGCATCTGCCTGGAGCGCAACGCCACCGCTTTTCTGGTCACGCACTCCATCCCGGAAGCCGTCTTCCTGTCGGATATCGTCTACGTCATGTCGTCGCGGCCGGGTCAGTTCGTCGAGACGATCGAGATCGACCTGCCGCGGCCGCGCACCGTGGAAATGCTCGTCGATCCAGCCTTCGGTCAATATGTGAACCGCATCCGCAGCCGTCTGGACAAGGGAGCCTTCGTATGA
- a CDS encoding O-acetylhomoserine aminocarboxypropyltransferase, which translates to MSKNEPGFATLAIHAGAQPDPTTGARATPIYQTTSFVFNDADHAASLFGLQAFGNIYTRIMNPTQAVLEERIAALEGGTAALATASGHGAQLLVFHNIMRPGDNFLAARRLYGGSINQFGHAFKNFDWQVRWADPADLSSFESQIDERTKAIFIESLANPGGTFTDIQAIADLAHRHGLPLIVDNTMASPYLIRPLEHGADIVVHSLTKFIGGHGNSMGGIIVDGGTFDWSASGKYPMLSEPRPEYNGIVLHETFGNFAFAIAARVLGLRDFGPAISPMNAFLLLMGVETLPLRMQRHCDNALEVARWLKAHDKVSWVNYAGLPDDPNNALQKKYAPKGAGAVFTFGLKDGYEAGIRFVEALEMFSHLANIGDTRSLVIHPASTTHRQLTEEQQIAAGAGPDVVRLSIGIEDVADIIGDLSQALDKA; encoded by the coding sequence ATGTCGAAGAACGAACCGGGATTTGCCACGCTTGCGATCCATGCGGGCGCGCAGCCAGATCCGACGACCGGGGCGCGGGCGACGCCGATCTACCAGACCACGAGCTTCGTCTTCAACGATGCCGATCACGCAGCATCGCTCTTCGGCCTCCAGGCCTTCGGCAACATCTATACCCGCATCATGAACCCGACGCAGGCGGTGCTCGAGGAGCGCATCGCAGCGCTCGAAGGCGGCACGGCGGCCCTGGCGACGGCGTCCGGCCACGGTGCGCAGTTGCTGGTCTTCCACAACATCATGCGTCCCGGCGACAATTTCCTTGCGGCCAGAAGACTTTACGGCGGCTCGATCAACCAGTTCGGCCACGCCTTCAAGAATTTCGACTGGCAGGTACGCTGGGCCGATCCGGCTGATCTCTCCTCATTCGAGAGCCAGATCGATGAGCGCACCAAGGCGATCTTCATCGAAAGTCTCGCCAATCCGGGCGGAACCTTCACCGACATTCAGGCGATCGCCGATCTCGCCCACAGGCATGGCCTGCCGCTCATCGTCGACAACACGATGGCCTCGCCCTACCTGATCCGTCCGCTGGAGCATGGCGCCGACATCGTCGTCCATTCGCTGACGAAATTCATCGGCGGCCACGGCAATTCCATGGGCGGCATCATCGTCGACGGGGGCACCTTCGACTGGTCCGCATCGGGCAAATACCCGATGCTGTCGGAGCCACGGCCGGAATATAACGGCATCGTGCTGCACGAAACCTTCGGCAATTTCGCCTTTGCCATCGCCGCGCGCGTACTCGGCCTGCGCGATTTCGGCCCGGCGATTTCGCCGATGAACGCGTTCCTGCTGCTCATGGGCGTCGAGACGCTGCCGCTGCGCATGCAGCGCCATTGCGACAATGCGCTCGAAGTCGCCCGCTGGCTGAAGGCGCACGATAAGGTGTCGTGGGTGAACTATGCCGGCCTGCCGGACGATCCGAACAATGCGCTTCAGAAGAAATACGCGCCGAAGGGTGCGGGCGCCGTTTTCACCTTCGGCTTGAAAGATGGCTACGAGGCCGGCATCCGCTTCGTCGAGGCGCTGGAGATGTTCTCGCACCTTGCCAATATCGGCGACACGCGCTCGCTCGTCATCCATCCGGCTTCCACGACACACCGCCAGCTGACCGAAGAGCAGCAGATCGCCGCCGGCGCTGGTCCCGACGTCGTGCGCCTGTCGATCGGCATCGAGGATGTCGCCGACATCATCGGCGATCTTTCCCAGGCGCTGGACAAGGCATGA
- a CDS encoding ABC transporter substrate-binding protein has protein sequence MHGYRNWRIAFAASLLVAAPLGVTAANAQDMMQLTVAVPNPSAINNFPLFVAMGEGYFAEEGLELTVEALNGSAAVLQVMASGQAQIGNPGPGPLLSARARGEDVVFIYNQYPKSIFGLMVPEESEAQGPADLDGATVGVGTADGAEVAFTRGILQDAGLTEGENYTFLTVGDGGTAAAAFLGEEVDAYAAAVSDAAIIESRGIPLREITPEEYLSFFGNGWAVTGQFIEENPEAVEGFGRALVKATRFGLDPANREKVLEHTTAGNPQEGEDTEFANALLDAVMERIQPVDDSNGYGYQPPEHWEAWHQSQLDTGGLAEPLENLEEAYNNDFVEAWNAQ, from the coding sequence ATGCATGGATATCGGAATTGGCGGATCGCGTTCGCAGCGTCACTGCTCGTTGCTGCTCCGCTCGGCGTAACGGCGGCGAATGCCCAGGACATGATGCAGCTGACGGTGGCGGTGCCGAACCCGTCGGCGATCAACAACTTCCCGCTCTTCGTGGCGATGGGCGAGGGCTATTTCGCCGAGGAAGGGCTGGAGCTCACGGTCGAAGCTTTGAATGGGTCTGCGGCTGTTCTCCAGGTGATGGCATCCGGCCAGGCGCAGATCGGCAACCCGGGACCCGGCCCGCTGCTATCGGCTCGTGCACGCGGTGAAGACGTCGTCTTCATCTACAACCAGTATCCGAAATCCATCTTCGGCCTCATGGTGCCGGAAGAATCCGAAGCGCAGGGACCGGCTGATCTCGACGGCGCAACCGTTGGTGTGGGCACGGCCGACGGCGCCGAAGTGGCGTTCACACGAGGCATTCTTCAGGATGCCGGCCTTACGGAAGGCGAAAATTATACGTTCCTCACCGTTGGTGACGGCGGCACGGCAGCCGCTGCGTTCCTCGGCGAGGAAGTCGATGCGTATGCTGCCGCCGTCAGCGATGCGGCGATCATCGAGTCCCGCGGTATTCCGCTGCGTGAAATCACGCCTGAGGAATATTTGTCCTTCTTCGGCAATGGCTGGGCGGTCACGGGCCAGTTCATCGAAGAGAACCCGGAAGCAGTCGAAGGCTTCGGCCGTGCGCTAGTCAAGGCCACACGTTTCGGCCTCGATCCCGCCAACCGCGAAAAGGTGCTCGAGCACACGACGGCAGGCAACCCGCAGGAAGGCGAGGACACCGAGTTTGCCAACGCGCTTCTCGATGCGGTGATGGAGCGCATCCAGCCGGTCGACGACAGCAATGGCTACGGCTACCAGCCGCCGGAGCACTGGGAAGCCTGGCACCAGAGCCAGCTCGACACTGGCGGTCTTGCTGAACCGCTGGAAAACCTCGAGGAAGCCTACAACAACGACTTCGTCGAAGCGTGGAACGCGCAATGA
- a CDS encoding fumarylacetoacetate hydrolase family protein, translated as MGHEGFVIERPKAASLPVVGKDERFPVRRIYCVGRNYVAHVEEMGGSADRDPPIFFQKPTDSIVQSGSTIAYATMTKDFHYELELVMALKSGGYNIPEDQALDHVYGYGVGIDMTRRDIQGGGRPWEIAKSFDESCPCGPITPVEKSGHIEKGNIKLTVNGETRQDSDVSLLIWSLPEIISKLSEFYELKAGDIILTGTPHGVGPVKTGDELVGTIDGLEPLTVKIGDPVK; from the coding sequence ATGGGTCATGAAGGCTTTGTCATCGAGCGGCCGAAAGCGGCATCCCTGCCGGTGGTCGGCAAGGACGAGCGCTTCCCGGTACGCCGGATCTACTGCGTCGGTCGCAACTATGTGGCGCATGTAGAAGAAATGGGCGGCAGCGCGGATCGCGACCCGCCGATCTTCTTCCAGAAGCCGACGGATTCCATCGTGCAGTCCGGCTCCACCATCGCTTACGCTACGATGACGAAGGACTTCCATTACGAGTTGGAACTTGTGATGGCGCTGAAATCGGGCGGCTACAACATTCCCGAGGACCAGGCGCTCGACCATGTCTACGGCTACGGCGTCGGCATCGACATGACGCGTCGCGACATCCAGGGCGGCGGTCGCCCCTGGGAAATTGCCAAGTCGTTCGACGAGTCCTGCCCGTGCGGGCCGATCACGCCGGTCGAGAAGTCCGGGCACATCGAGAAGGGCAACATCAAGCTCACCGTCAATGGCGAAACCCGCCAGGATTCGGATGTGAGCCTGCTCATCTGGTCGCTGCCCGAGATCATCTCGAAGCTGTCGGAGTTCTACGAGCTGAAGGCGGGCGACATCATCCTCACCGGCACACCGCACGGCGTCGGACCGGTCAAGACGGGCGATGAACTCGTCGGCACGATCGACGGGCTCGAGCCGTTGACCGTCAAGATCGGCGACCCGGTCAAGTGA